One part of the Symphalangus syndactylus isolate Jambi chromosome 1, NHGRI_mSymSyn1-v2.1_pri, whole genome shotgun sequence genome encodes these proteins:
- the TWF2 gene encoding twinfilin-2, with protein sequence MLGPTPIRRPTWLGAHRSGARARSAPPTDHRDQGAQTHTRVLPRTLSHTQAPSPATEERVGVRTADQSSPLDPPGPRHRLRARAAPSPRLPAAPVRGGAPLGAGPAAPPGKLREARQPPPHPPPLLVQRAEPGQGQAEGFDGADGAKRRDMAHQTGIHATEELKEFFAKARAGSVRLIKVVIEDEQLVLGASQEPAGRWDQDYDRAVLPLLDAQQPCYLLYRLDSQNAQGFEWLFLAWSPDNSPVRLKMLYAATRATVKKEFGGGHIKDELFGTVKDDLSFAGYQKHLSSCAAPAPLTSAERELQQIRINEVKTEISVESKHQTLQGLAFPLQPEAQRALQQLKQKMVNYIQMKLDLERETIELVHTEPTDVAQLPSRVPRDAARYHFFLYKHTHEGDPLESVVFIYSMPGYKCSIKERMLYSSCKSRLLDSVEQDFHLEIAKKIEIGDGTELTAEFLYDEVHPKQHAFKQAFAKPKGPGGKRGHKRLIRGPGENGDDS encoded by the exons ATGCTGGGACCCACTCCTATTCGGAGACCCACCTGGCTTGGGGCGCACAGATCGGGCGCGCGCGCACGATCCGCCCCACCCACAGACCACCGTGATCAGGGCGCACAGACACACACGCGCGTCCTCCCACGCACGCTCAGTCACACGCAGGCCCCCTCTCCTGCTACAGAGGAACGCGTTGGCGTGCGCACGGCGGATCAATCATCACCCTTAGACCCACCCGGACCGAGGCACAGGCTGCGCGCACGCGCGGCCCCGAGTCCCCGCCTCCCAGCCGCGCCTGTCAGGGGCGGGGCGCCGCTGGGGGCGGGTCCTGCGGCACCGCCCGGGAAGCTGCGCGAGGCTCGACAGCCTCCGCCACATCCTCCTCCTCTGTTGGTCCAGCGAGCGGAGCCGGGCCAGGGTCAAGCGGAGGGCTTCGACGGCGCGGACGGAGCGAAGCGCCGAGACATGGCGCACCAGACGGGCATCCACG CCACAGAGGAGCTGAAGGAATTCTTTGCCAAGGCACGGGCTGGGTCTGTGCGGCTCATCAAGGTTGTGATTGAGGACG AGCAGCTCGTGCTGGGTGCCTCGCAGGAGCCAGCGGGCCGCTGGGACCAGGACTATGACAGGGCTGTGCTGCCACTGCTGGACGCCCAGCAGCCCTGCTACCTGCTCTACCGCCTCGACTCACAGAATGCTCAGGGCTTCGAATGGCTCTTCCTCGCCTGGTCGCCTGATAACTCCCCC GTGCGGCTGAAGATGCTGTATGCGGCCACACGGGCCACAGTGAAAAAGGAATTTGGAGGTGGCCACATCAAGGATGAGCTCTTCGGGACTGTGAAG gACGACCTCTCTTTTGCTGGGTACCAGAAACACCTGTCATCCTGTGCGGCACCTGCCCCGCTGACCTCCGCCGAGAGAGAGCTCCAGCAGATCCGCATTAATGAG GTGAAGACAGAGATCAGTGTGGAAAGCAAGCACCAGACCCTGCAGGGCCTCGCCTTCCCCCTGCAGCCTGAGGCCCAGCGGGCACTCCAGCAGCTCAAGCAGAAGATGGTCAACTACATCCAGATG AAGCTGGACCTAGAGCGGGAAACCATCGAGCTGGTGCACACAGAGCCCACGGATGTGGCCCAGCTGCCCTCCCGGGTGCCCCGAGATGCTGCCCGCTACCACTTCTTCCTCTACAAGCACACCCATGAGGGCGACCCCCTTGAGTCTGTAG TGTTCATCTACTCCATGCCGGGGTACAAGTGCAGCATCAAGGAGCGCATGCTCTACTCCAGCTGCAAGAGCCGCCTCCTCGACTCTGTGGAGCAGGACTTCCATCTGGAGATCGCCAAGAAA ATTGAGATTGGCGATGGGACAGAGCTGACGGCAGAGTTCCTCTACGACGAGGTGCACCCCAAGCAACATGCCTTCAAGCAGGCCTTCGCCAAGCCCAAGGGCCCAGGGGGCAAGCGGGGCCATAAGCGCCTCATCCGCGGCCCGGGTGAAAATGGGGATGACAGCTAG
- the TLR9 gene encoding toll-like receptor 9, with amino-acid sequence MGFCRTALHPLCLLVQAIVLAMTLALGTLPAFLPCELQPHGLVNCNWLFLKSVPHFSTAAPRGNVTSLSLSSNRIHHLHDSDFAHLPSLRRLNLKWNCPPVGLSPMHFPCHMTIEPSTFSAVPTLEELNLSYNNIMTVPALPKSLIFLSLSHTNILMLDSASLTGLHALRFLFMDGNCYYKNPCRQALEVAPGALLGLGNLTHLSLKYNNLTVVPRNLPSSLEYLLLSYNRIVKLAPEDLANLTALRVLDVGGNCRRCDHAPNPCMECPRHFPQLHPDTFSHLSRLEGLVLKDSSLSWLNASWFRGLGNLRVLDLSENFLYKCITKTKAFQGLTQLRKLNLSFNYQKRVSFAHLSLAPSFGSLVALKELDMHGIFFRSLDETTLRPLARLPMLQTLHLQMNFINQAQLGIFRAFPGLRYVDLSDNRISGASKLTATMGEADGGEKVWLHPGDLAPAPVDTPSSEDFRPNCSTLNFTLDLSRNNLVTVQPEMFAQLSHLQCLRLSHNCISQAVNGSQFLPLTDLQVLDLSHNKLDLYHEHSFTELPRLEALDLSYNSQPFGMQGVGHNFSFVAHLRTLRHLSLAHNNIHSQVSQQLCSTSLRALDFSGNALGHMWAEGDLYLHFFQGLSGLIWLDLSQNRLHTLLPRTLQNLPKSLQVLRLRDNYLAFFRWWSLKYLPKLEVLDLAGNQLKALTNGSLPAGTRLRRLDVSCNSISFVAPGFFSKAKELRELNLSANALKTVDHSWFGPLASALKTLDVSANPLHCACGAAFMDFLLEVQAAVPGLPSRVKCGSPGQLQGLSIFAQDLRLCLDEALSWDCFALSLLAVALGLGVPMLHHLCGWDLWYCFYLCLAWLPWRGRQSGQGEDALPYDAFVVFDKTQSAVADWVYNELRGQLEERRGRWALRLCLEERDWLPGKTLFENLWASVYGSRKMLFVLAHTDRVSGLLRASFLLAQQRLLEDRKDVVVLVILSPDGRRSRYVRLRQRLCRQSVLLWPHQPSGQRSFWAQLGMALTRDNHHFYNRNFCQGPTAE; translated from the exons ATG gGTTTCTGCCGCACTGCCCTGCACCCGCTGTGTCTCCTGGTACAGGCCATCGTGCTGGCCATGACCCTGGCCCTGGGTACCTTGCCTGCCTTCCTACCCTGTGAGCTCCAGCCCCACGGCCTGGTGAACTGCAACTGGCTGTTCCTGAAGTCTGTGCCCCACTTCTCCACGGCAGCACCCCGTGGCAACGTCACCAGCCTTTCCTTGTCCTCCAACCGCATCCACCACCTCCATGATTCTGACTTTGCCCACCTGCCTAGCCTGCGGCGTCTCAACCTCAAGTGGAACTGCCCGCCGGTTGGCCTCAGCCCCATGCACTTCCCCTGCCACATGACAATCGAGCCTAGCACCTTCTCGGCTGTGCCCACCCTGGAAGAGCTAAACCTGAGCTACAACAACATCATGACTGTGCCTGCGCTGCCCAAATCCCTCATATTCCTGTCCCTCAGCCATACCAACATCCTGATGCTAGACTCTGCCAGCCTCACCGGCCTGCATGCCCTGCGCTTCCTATTCATGGATGGCAACTGTTATTACAAGAACCCCTGCAGGCAGGCACTGGAGGTGGCCCCAGGTGCCCTCCTTGGCCTGGGCAACCTCACCCACCTGTCACTCAAGTACAACAACCTCACTGTAGTGCCCCGCaacctgccttccagcctggagtATCTGCTGTTGTCCTACAATCGCATCGTCAAACTGGCGCCTGAGGACCTGGCCAATCTGACCGCCCTGCGTGTGCTCGATGTGGGCGGAAATTGCCGCCGCTGCGACCACGCTCCCAACCCCTGCATGGAGTGCCCTCGTCACTTTCCCCAGCTACATCCCGATACCTTCAGCCACCTGAGCCGTCTCGAAGGCCTGGTGTTGAAGGACAGTTCTCTCTCCTGGCTGAATGCCAGTTGGTTCCGTGGGCTGGGAAACCTCCGAGTGCTGGACCTGAGTGAGAACTTCCTCTACAAATGCATCACCAAAACCAAGGCCTTCCAGGGCCTAACACAGCTGCGCAAGCTTAACCTGTCCTTCAATTACCAAAAGAGGGTGTCCTTTGCCCACCTGTCTCTGGCCCCTTCCTTCGGGAGCCTGGTTGCACTGAAGGAGCTGGACATGCACGGCATCTTCTTCCGCTCACTCGATGAGACCACGCTCCGGCCGCTGGCCCGCCTGCCCATGCTCCAGACTCTGCATCTGCAGATGAACTTCATCAACCAGGCCCAGCTCGGCATCTTCAGGGCCTTCCCTGGCCTGCGCTATGTGGACCTGTCGGACAACCGCATCAGCGGAGCTTCGAAGCTGACAGCCACCATGGGGGAGGCAGATGGAGGGGAGAAGGTCTGGCTGCATCCCGGGGACCTTGCTCCGGCCCCAGTGGACACTCCCAGCTCTGAAGACTTCAGGCCCAACTGCAGCACCCTCAACTTCACCTTGGATCTGTCACGGAACAACCTGGTGACCGTGCAGCCGGAGATGTTTGCCCAGCTCTCGCACCTGCAGTGCCTGCGCCTGAGCCACAACTGCATCTCGCAGGCAGTCAATGGCTCCCAGTTCCTGCCGCTGACTGATCTGCAGGTGCTAGACCTGTCCCACAATAAGCTGGACCTGTACCACGAGCACTCATTCACGGAGCTACCGCGACTGGAGGCCCTGGACCTCAGCTATAACAGCCAGCCCTTTGGCATGCAGGGCGTGGGCCACAACTTCAGCTTCGTGGCTCACCTGCGTACCCTGCGCCACCTCAGCCTGGCCCACAACAACATCCACAGCCAAGTGTCCCAGCAGCTCTGCAGCACATCGCTGCGGGCCCTGGACTTCAGCGGCAATGCGCTGGGCCATATGTGGGCCGAGGGAGACCTCTATCTGCACTTCTTCCAAGGCCTAAGCGGCTTGATCTGGCTGGACTTGTCCCAGAATCGCCTGCACACCCTCCTGCCCCGCACCCTGCAGAACCTCCCCAAGAGCCTACAGGTGCTGCGTCTCCGTGACAATTACCTGGCCTTCTTTAGGTGGTGGAGCCTCAAATACCTGCCCAAACTGGAAGTCCTTGACCTTGCGGGAAACCAGCTGAAGGCCCTGACCAATGGCAGCCTGCCTGCTGGCACCCGGCTCCGGAGGCTGGACGTCAGCTGCAACAGCATCAGCTTCGTGGCCCCCGGCTTCTTTTCCAAGGCCAAGGAGCTGCGAGAGCTCAACCTCAGCGCCAACGCCCTCAAAACAGTGGACCACTCCTGGTTTGGGCCCCTGGCGAGTGCCCTGAAAACACTAGATGTAAGCGCCAACCCTCTGCACTGCGCCTGTGGGGCGGCCTTTATGGACTTCCTGCTGGAGGTGCAGGCTGCCGTGCCTGGTCTGCCCAGCCGGGTGAAGTGTGGCAGTCCGGGCCAGCTCCAGGGCCTCAGCATCTTTGCGCAGGACCTGCGCCTCTGCCTGGATGAGGCCCTCTCCTGGGACTGTTTCGCCCTCTCGCTGCTGGCTGTGGCTCTGGGCCTGGGTGTGCCCATGCTGCACCACCTCTGTGGCTGGGACCTCTGGTACTGCTTCTacctgtgcctggcctggcttcCCTGGCGGGGTCGGCAAAGTGGGCAAGGTGAGGATGCCCTGCCCTACGATGCCTTCGTGGTCTTCGACAAGACGCAGAGCGCAGTGGCAGACTGGGTGTACAACGAGCTTCGGGGGCAGCTGGAGGAGCGCCGTGGGCGCTGGGCACTCCGCCTGTGCCTGGAGGAGCGTGACTGGCTGCCTGGCAAGACCCTCTTTGAGAACCTGTGGGCCTCGGTCTATGGCAGCCGCAAGATGCTGTTTGTGCTGGCCCACACGGACCGGGTCAGTGGTCTCTTGCGCGCCAGCTTCCTGCTGGCCCAGCAGCGCCTGCTGGAGGACCGCAAGGACGTCGTGGTGCTGGTGATCCTGAGCCCCGACGGCCGCCGCTCCCGCTACGTGCGGCTGCGCCAGCGCCTCTGCCGCCAGAGTGTCCTCCTCTGGCCCCACCAGCCCAGTGGTCAGCGCAGCTTCTGGGCCCAGCTGGGCATGGCCCTGACCAGAGACAACCACCACTTCTATAACCGGAACTTCTGCCAGGGACCCACGGCCGAATAG